The Salinibaculum sp. SYNS191 genome has a window encoding:
- the hemE gene encoding uroporphyrinogen decarboxylase: protein MDHLLVRAARGERTERPPVWLMRQAGRHIPEYREIREDYSFLEAIKTPEVAEEITLLPWEYYEPDGLVMFSDILTVLEPLGFSYHIESGVGPVVENPVSGPDDVDRSHGDVARELDYVGELLVRLNNRVGDETAIIGFAGGPFTLASYAVAGGPSRTNMPLRKLRAQHPDAFRTLLSAFADVVKDYLAFQIGNGADVVQLFDTYAGTLTPEDYREFVLPLHREILSDLNAPTIVFVRRMNGRLDLLADSGADAVALDWTVDMAEAREQLGEMPVQGNLDPSYLFGEPEFVREKTREVIEAAGPEGHILNLGHGVNKDTPVESVRAFVETAKSIEREV from the coding sequence ATGGACCACCTGCTCGTGCGTGCTGCCCGCGGAGAGCGGACGGAGCGCCCGCCGGTGTGGCTGATGCGTCAGGCCGGGCGGCACATCCCCGAGTACCGCGAGATTCGCGAGGACTACTCCTTCCTGGAGGCCATCAAGACGCCCGAGGTCGCCGAGGAAATAACTCTGCTGCCCTGGGAGTACTACGAGCCCGACGGCCTCGTCATGTTCTCGGACATCCTGACCGTCCTCGAACCGCTCGGCTTCTCCTACCACATCGAGAGCGGCGTCGGGCCCGTCGTCGAGAACCCCGTCTCCGGCCCCGACGACGTTGACCGTTCCCACGGCGACGTGGCCCGCGAACTGGACTACGTCGGCGAACTGCTCGTTCGCCTGAACAACCGCGTCGGCGACGAGACGGCCATCATCGGCTTCGCTGGCGGCCCGTTCACGCTCGCCTCCTACGCCGTCGCCGGCGGTCCCTCGCGGACGAACATGCCGCTGCGGAAACTCCGCGCGCAGCATCCCGACGCCTTCCGGACGCTGCTGTCTGCGTTCGCCGACGTCGTGAAGGACTACCTGGCGTTCCAGATTGGCAACGGCGCGGACGTGGTGCAACTGTTCGACACCTACGCCGGGACGCTGACGCCCGAGGACTACCGCGAGTTCGTGCTGCCGCTGCACCGGGAGATTCTGTCTGACCTGAACGCGCCGACCATCGTCTTCGTCCGGCGGATGAACGGCCGGCTGGACCTGCTGGCCGACAGCGGCGCGGACGCCGTGGCGCTGGACTGGACCGTGGACATGGCCGAGGCGCGGGAGCAGTTGGGAGAGATGCCGGTGCAGGGGAATCTGGACCCGTCGTATCTGTTCGGCGAGCCGGAGTTCGTTCGGGAGAAGACGCGTGAGGTCATCGAGGCTGCGGGGCCCGAAGGGCACATCCTGAATCTCGGACACGGTGTGAACAAGGACACGCCGGTGGAGTCGGTGCGGGCGTTCGTAGAGACGGCGAAGTCGATAGAGCGCGAGGTCTGA
- a CDS encoding DUF5305 domain-containing protein, translating into MADWKLRTRHVIDNSISIIVGALVLLALLGGWLTYTTYAAPATTTEQRPGPSSETRAWFNHSATVTENNSVYPVGTTLADRQVYFSSITPSLNGSYSFTYQASESGQLNATVALDLVYRGVEDGEVGDRVVWETTRTLRGTVSKSLGPGDTLTVPFSVDVNRTGQRLAAIEEQLGDPPGQSQVRVRARTTLQGTVNAEPVDRTTPHTLPIDLGGSTYRIGQPGPMTDSEETTRTVTVEKEYGPARSVGAPGLLLVSLSGLVGLGFVRYTDRLGLSRAERRRLTYEEDKREYDDWISRVQLPEEALALPRATTTSLAALVDFAIDTDNRVIEDPQEQTYYVVHDGYLYEYRPPTRGPAGEFTLPPSAGSGTRPPRDGDSPSVTAESENGDEPVNSPSETHPEDCGASSGRA; encoded by the coding sequence TGGCTCACCTACACTACCTACGCTGCGCCAGCGACCACGACCGAACAGCGGCCGGGGCCGTCGTCGGAGACGAGAGCGTGGTTCAATCACTCGGCGACGGTTACCGAGAACAACTCGGTCTACCCCGTCGGGACGACACTCGCCGACCGGCAGGTCTACTTCTCCAGTATCACGCCCTCGCTGAACGGGTCATACTCGTTCACCTACCAGGCGAGCGAGAGCGGTCAGCTGAACGCGACGGTCGCGCTCGACCTCGTGTATCGCGGTGTCGAGGACGGCGAGGTGGGCGACAGAGTCGTCTGGGAGACGACGCGAACGCTCCGGGGAACCGTAAGCAAGTCGCTCGGGCCAGGCGACACGCTCACCGTTCCGTTCTCGGTGGACGTGAACCGGACCGGACAGCGGCTGGCAGCTATCGAGGAGCAACTCGGGGACCCACCCGGGCAATCCCAGGTGCGGGTCCGCGCACGGACTACCCTCCAAGGGACGGTCAACGCCGAGCCGGTCGACAGAACGACGCCGCACACCCTGCCGATAGACCTCGGGGGTAGCACCTACCGCATCGGTCAGCCTGGACCGATGACGGACAGCGAGGAGACCACCAGAACGGTCACCGTCGAGAAGGAGTACGGACCGGCACGGAGCGTCGGCGCACCGGGTCTGCTCCTGGTCTCGCTCTCCGGCCTCGTCGGGCTTGGCTTCGTGAGATACACTGACCGGCTGGGACTCTCCCGGGCAGAAAGGCGCCGTCTGACGTACGAGGAAGACAAACGCGAGTACGACGACTGGATATCGAGGGTCCAGTTGCCGGAGGAGGCGCTGGCCCTGCCGCGGGCGACGACAACCTCCCTGGCGGCCCTCGTGGACTTCGCCATCGACACCGACAATCGCGTCATCGAGGACCCGCAGGAACAGACGTACTACGTCGTTCACGACGGCTACCTCTACGAGTATCGCCCGCCCACCCGCGGGCCGGCGGGTGAATTTACGCTCCCGCCCAGTGCTGGCTCCGGCACGCGTCCACCGAGAGACGGCGACTCGCCGTCAGTGACGGCAGAATCGGAGAATGGGGACGAGCCGGTCAACTCGCCCAGCGAGACTCACCCCGAGGACTGCGGCGCGTCGAGCGGCCGGGCCTGA